From the Solanum lycopersicum chromosome 10, SLM_r2.1 genome, one window contains:
- the LOC101254538 gene encoding uncharacterized protein At4g26450, giving the protein MHARHRSPVGAYRSSSMGMGGVATASRVSPDGTGRGRGLHNSEYRNYNRGGFGRGQQSKQFGFQQPSHGNDIFMEAGRLAAEYLVSKGLLPPNALSGKLPNGSLKSPVGNFLGFKQQDIDEGQTSTLSRTESDVGPGRRRFSDEYEPMGSRNYMRGRRRNESFRSYSSEFNRELQRTGSSDKARAYPDVNGQDEAFPRDRDEQQVVKDSNGMLPSSLPGKQNPDIESVEESICCDPKPVLGDSGKETGPINTGNDLPSDGEPEPKKSVDIGMLEEEADPINHAHSTDKLEKIGVNEDTEVKLFSQEHNQTSMTDNDLLSLCRFEKVPTRTRSSLANRGLKVCHDSEDEDAHASDIPKETEVHSQDIPVDVSPGVILSDQNRDAKSLDSDKLKPQSTEEEQCLTYANKQLNETSSSSFPGSTLMREGEKIEGLTEMETCSSIAMGRGEKRELDDNDDCKGRVTKRPRELASLTSTFSDIFLYHSSSMEKQQISQEPRRSHSEPLIFPSEEKRLVDISMIPEGDARLGSDFTEKQLSPSSFKAFDLNLMETSDVNENHDADPVHIFPLITEGVKQEAPVDIHLTMSSNSDIPSNYAKSSFDGRDVEVIDLENDSEQEEKALINPERKSEIVFTGADGFSDNAHSTNNIPHAQDGYGLMISELLGNDIANCPPLPADMDSLHNDMGLHNGLHNGEGMLGDDDSIYMSLGEIPISFLSPWEQPAQEFGKPF; this is encoded by the exons atgcaTGCTAGGCATCGGAGTCCGGTAGGTGCGTATAGGTCTAGTTCAATGGGAATGGGTGGTGTGGCTACTGCCTCGCGGGTTTCACCTGATGGAACAGGGAGAGGTCGTGGATTGCATAATTCGGAGTACAGAAACTATAACCGAGGTGGATTTGGGCGGGGACAGCAATCGAAGCAGTTTGGATTTCAGCAGCCTTCGCATGGGAATGACATTTTCATGGAAGCTGGACGGTTAGCAGCTGAGTATCTTGTTTCCAAGGGGTTGCTACCACCGAATGCTCTTTCAGGGAAGTTGCCGAATGGTAGCTTAAAGAGCCCAGTTGGGAATTTTCTGGGATTTAAGCAACAAGATATTGATGAAGGTCAGACATCAACTCTTTCACGAACGGAGAGTGATGTGGGTCCTGGTAGGAGAAGGTTTTCTGATGAATATGAACCAATGGGTTCAAGAAATTATATGAGAGGAAGGAGAAGAAACGAGTCCTTTCGAAGTTACAGCTCTGAGTTCAATCGAGAATTGCAAAGGACTGGGTCGTCAGATAAAGCCAGGGCCTACCCTGATGTGAATGGTCAAGATGAAGCTTTCCCACGTGATAGAGATGAACAGCAAGTGGTTAAAGACAGTAATGGGATGTTACCTAGTTCCCTTCCTGGTAAACAAAATCCAGATATAGAGAGTGTGGAGGAGTCTATATGCTGTGATCCAAAACCTGTCCTGGGAGATTCTGGTAAAGAGACAGGTCCCATCAACACTGGAAATGATCTCCCATCAGATGGTGAACCTGAACCAAAGAAGTCTGTAGACATTGGAATGTTGGAAGAAGAAGCTGATCCTATTAATCATGCCCACAGTACTGATAAGTTGGAGAAAATAGGTGTTAACGAGGATACAGAAGTCAAGTTGTTCAGCCAAGAACATAACCAGACCAGCATGACTGATAATGATTTACTTAGCTTATGCAGGTTTGAGAAAGTTCCGACAAGAACACGTTCTTCATTGGCAAACAGAGGTTTGAAGGTTTGTCATGATTCTGAAGATGAGGATGCTCATGCGAGTGATATCCCTAAAGAAACTGAAGTGCATTCCCAAGACATCCCTGTGGATGTTTCCCCTGGTGTTATTTTATCAGATCAAAACCGTGATGCGAAAAGCCTTGATTCTGACAAACTGAAACCGCAGTCCACCGAGGAAGAACAATGTCTTACTTATGCCAATAAGCAGTTAAATGAGACAAGCTCTTCATCCTTTCCTGGAAGTACGTTAATGAGGGAGGGAGAGAAAATAGAGGGACTTACTGAAATGGAAACTTGCAGTTCTATAGCCATGGGAAGAGGTGAGAAACGGGAATtggatgataatgatgattgtAAAGGAAGAGTAACTAAGAGACCTAGAGAACTGGCTTCATTAACAAGTACTTTCTCAGATATCTTTCTGTACCATTCTAGTTCAATGGAAAAGCAGCAGATTTCACAGGAACCGAGGAGATCACATAGCGAGCCGTTAATATTTCCATCTGAGGAGAAGAGATTGGTAGACATTTCTATGATACCCGAGGGTGATGCAAGGCTGGGCAGTGACTTCACAGAAAAACAACTTTCGCCCAGTTCCTTTAAGGCTTTCGATCTCAATCTTATGGAAACTTCTGATGTGAATGAGAACCATGATGCTGATCCTGTTCATATCTTCCCTTTGATTACTGAAGGTGTAAAACAAGAAGCACCAGTTGATATTCATCTGACCATGAGTAGTAACTCTGATATACCAAGTAACTATGCTAAATCTAGCTTTGATGGGAGAGATGTTGAGGTGATTGATTTGGAAAATGATTCTGAACAAGAAGAGAAGGCTCTCATCAACCCTGAGAGAAA GTCTGAAATTGTATTCACTGGAGCAGATGGCTTTTCTGATAATGCACATAGTACCAACAATATACCCCATGCTCAGGATGGTTATGGACTTATGATTTCAGAATTACTTGGGAATGATATAGCAAACTGTCCTCCTTTACCAGCAGATATGGATTCTTTGCACAATGATATGGGCCTCCACAATGGACTCCATAATGGAGAG GGCATGCTTGGTGATGATGATTCAATATATATGTCCTTGGGAGAAATTCCGATAA GTTTTCTGTCACCCTGGGAGCAGCCGGCACAAGAATTTGGAAAGCCATTTTGA
- the LOC101257412 gene encoding WPP domain-interacting protein 1 — protein MTTTLQDLDDPDRNKVESNGSSVINHNTPILDESKGKGIETADPVGSPPSVKSSPTAKGFGLKKWRRIRREAHKDEDSNTDNAKLLKRGLSSSAANSAKPVHLSTGSIRNSDGSVSSVNALLGSPDVLVDGFGLIGNSGLAIHPIFLGGTDSENSEDRSSRSSTAASAPKSRYEAPVFHGYMPVKNGPGTLGGKMGTSAQQSHRGKGQAEISKKPRGERVKIEKENSHSSMESDSQSSNFLPMQSNNHATSNGMKGGSSVNNDGQFSDEVLTRERPFSEELQTALDRRNDKECETQEDLGVESAWEVKEERSGYQGLSTDHDPLLESIFTLQAAQENLEREIRKWKEIRIEDDVIDHSVRDVGIISDFSSGDTDFPGPNTSEQSQPSNGVQHSFNSLESEVVSLKQNVILLQHKLNDEANLIKLKEARVAELEAILSSNTEKEEKRTGNDLHQSSGDIEKELEGLFRQKIEAELEYLVISRTIQKWRAAAVDQVTLMEEQKILATEQAQMVKKLGDSETKVAMHKLQVEILDNYCDNVASTNKTLELRKGVCKYSSYFLIQFVLLVIVFGLYMLQMSSDAVEVVPT, from the exons ATGACCACCACACTTCAAGATTTGGATGATCCAGATCGGAACAAGGTTGAAAGCAATGGTTCCAGTGTTATTAATCACAATACCCCTATTTTAGATGAGTCTAAAGGTAAAGGTATTGAAACTGCGGACCCAGTGGGTTCACCTCCCTCAGTGAAATCCTCACCAACAGCTAAAGGATTTGGCTTGAAGAAATGGAGGAGGATCAGGCGGGAAGCACACAAGGATGAGGACAGTAACACAGACAATGCTAAGTTGTTGAAGCGTGGTTTGTCGAGCTCTGCTGCAAACTCAGCAAAACCTGTACATTTGTCCACTGGATCGATCCGAAATAGTGATGGATCTGTTTCTTCAGTAAATGCACTATTGGGTAGCCCTGATGTTCTTGTTGATGGCTTTGGTCTTATTGGTAATTCTGGGTTGGCGATTCATCCTATATTTTTGGGTGGAACAGACTCGGAAAATAGTGAGGATCGGAGTAGTAGGTCTTCGACTGCAGCCAGTGCTCCAAAGTCAAGGTACGAAGCACCTGTTTTCCATGGTTATATGCCTGTTAAGAATGGGCCAGGTACTTTGGGTGGGAAGATGGGTACTTCAGCTCAGCAATCTCATCGGGGAAAGGGTCAGGCTGAAATTAGTAAAAAGCCTAGAGGAGAAAGGGTCAAAATAGAGAAGGAAAACTCTCATTCAAGCATGGAATCCGACTCACAAAGCTCCAATTTTCTACCTATGCAGAGTAATAATCATGCAACAAGTAATGGTATGAAAGGTGGAAGCTCAGTGAATAATGATGGACAATTCAGTGATGAAGTTCTCACCAGAGAAAGACCATTCAGCGAGGAACTTCAGACTGCTCTAGACAGAAGAAATGATAAGGAGTGTGAAACTCAAGAAGATCTAGGCGTTGAATCCGCCTGGGAGGTTAAAGAAGAGAGGAGTGGGTATCAGGGGTTGTCCACAGATCATGATCCTCTGCTGGAGTCTATCTTCACCCTTCAAGCTGCTCAGGAAAATCTTGAAAGAG AAATTCGGAAATGGAAAGAAATTAGAATAGAAGATGATGTCATTGACCATTCTGTTCGGGATGTTGGTATTATTTCAGACTTCAGTTCAGGTGACACAGATTTTCCTGGACCAAACACATCTGAACAGTCACAACCCAGTAACGGTGTGCAACATTCATTTAACTCGTTGGAGTCTGAAGTAGTCAGCTTAAAGCAGAATGTTATACTATTGCAACACAAGCTTAATGATGAAGCAAACTTGATTAAGTTAAAGGAAGCCAGAGTTGCTGAACTGGAAGCCATCTTAAGTAGTAACACGGAGAAGGAAGAAAAGAGAACAGGAAATGACTTGCACCAGAGTAGTGGGGACATTGAAAAAGAGCTTGAGGGCCTCTTTAGGCAGAAGATTGAAGCTGAACTTGAGTATTTAGTAATATCAAGAACCATCCAAAAGTGGAGAGCTGCAGCAGTTGATCAAGTTACTCTCATGgaagaacaaaaaatattagCTACCGAACAAGCACAGATGGTAAAGAAGCTCGGAGATTCAGAAACAAAGGTTGCAATGCACAAGTTACAGGTTGAAATCTTGGACAATTACTGTGATAATGTAGCCAGCACTAATAAAACACTGGAGCTGCGGAAGGGAGTCTGCAAGTATAGTTCCTATTTTTTGATACAATTTGTATTGTTGGTTATCGTCTTTGGACTGTATATGTTGCAGATGTCATCTGATGCTGTTGAAGTTGTGCCAACATAA